From the Gadus chalcogrammus isolate NIFS_2021 chromosome 15, NIFS_Gcha_1.0, whole genome shotgun sequence genome, one window contains:
- the LOC130404427 gene encoding protein FAM83H-like gives MAHRSQCSSAGDNPLDPNYLPPHYREEYRLAIDSLVEEDLEGYYHFLQRADVVDFLCSQEIEFIQNAVQVPREGNYGDQQRCPPGSGGDSSSDTYWPVHSDLDAPDLDLGWPQLNRFVGPTEVTTLVNPPEPDMPSIKEQARRMIRSSQQVVAIVMDMFTDVDIFAEILDAAMRNVAVYILLDELNAHHFVNMLSNCRVNLDCIKSLRVRTVSGISYQCRSGKLLQGQMMSRFLLTDSRAVLSGNYSFMWSFEKLHRCFAHLFLGQLVSNFDEEFRILYAQSQPMTMENLPAPKESIVPLPERQYLTDRSVRESRKHATVDNPGPDERSRHNFDERGDKDWKNMPHNRHEDMYMNPSQQLRMGQPSNLMEGHNYKRHSYAEGKQTSYQPMQQPGMPHVEGQGRRTDAVHSAYDKFKNLAYPQVDQHPEPGLPHEMEQPESYDLVLNYLSSTSNVEMDKMSDNFNPAAELSTGSSRPKRLSLGKPQAYEPSPSPPNQPEQGSNVDRKDPTVRQGLRNWRINSYLSTCDNAGEEDMPLPTHQASDPFDETPNPSYNTVSGPDLSTAKPPNTLEFKVPAAHRPYPSFRRSNLPEHYPEDFLTLPAQAKLTPSTSESSLTEADKTDEMDEQEPKEESFRRRFNPAVPRSSRLRSSLLFGSQLDQPGSQDIRTTTGRQDEDTDKVEGSESRLPFALQVLGHRKTFVKEPFDWSRHAKSATIDSSLTDASKSDDVGDKEGIENTSGTQPLKDNHKNTDLVTASRPMDALMRPSSSHCELSKIDQPRQLSDSLMEIPFVDMSDADHRFMFFKELAAKRKAEKVSESAKANTDKVVLKTQMDPKTATVKIEQPTKKKNKHDPVVEASCEKEQSSVSTDSEKLELKKSQTQDPSLSDKSEFSLKESSIRDPSCVEQPASSNSASIPNSSESSVAHNPVGVHSSLSLSVPLVSSSSEQIQSDVDPSKHVTIYPTRPIIVREPFKWNRNVRSAIFDTTIKKRDTVDKTENSSGVEHPENSVGKAASKAADVALAIPQCVLRPSSSHWELSKIDQLVQPQPLRINESTVDMTDADNRLMFFKELAAKRKAEKAEGTKDPAAVSLATHSNSKIDMMHNEEPAAQKLDAEGTGHSKEGETKLHKTALEKYFTKDIAQLTPTVSTTVENDNGPVPMAGCESERGSVTTDSEKIELKKIKRQASTSTLDQSPSTISSQPLEVPPTPTPTETSTAANSRTSQNTPTDPTPSLSQPLSTMAPSTTLESNSTDNKSIDTREPAEAASPPSLDSPTTGSETPEDDATKSSPAKTVLSSDVETMKPESTSFPTEIPETLSEDVESDAPSEACESDSKPTSIQTPSETLPEEPCAPSSEDELPPTESNSVALESSSPTAALPSQEDVEDITNASLSISLPQPCSADPTESSESSIYNVEKEPVDSPKSNAADEIKIEETVLPSSTLAPDSDGSVPPIPTLSEESPIALVLQTLSENQTKPTLEVILTQTPDQTKLTGADETTIELKPFASERCPSEPIVAIEKSMVSDPCEVEKESTTTEEPVPVSPLSKQPKAPQSRYHSSTASVISSSNLRDDTKLLLGQISANSQNRNEPTKGQPVTDDDKESEADKKAKGQKDGGSKYKVRGSTKTAEEREVLLQKIQSMRKERKVYSRFETPK, from the exons ATGGCTCATCGATCGCAGTGTTCCTCCGCTGGGGATAATCCCTTGGATCCCAACTACCTGCCGCCGCACTACCGCGAGGAATACCGCCTTGCCATCGACTCCCTCGTGGAGGAGGACCTCGAGGGCTACTACCACTTCCTGCAGAGAGCGGACGTGGTGGACTTCCTGTGCTCGCAGGAAATCGAGTTCATCCAGAACGCCGTGCAGGTGCCCCGGGAGGGTAACTATGGAGACCAGCAGCGGTGCCCGCCTGGTTCTGGAGGGGACAGTTCTTCGGACACCTACTGGCCGGTCCACTCGGACCTGGACGCCCCGGACCTGGACCTGGGCTGGCCCCAGCTGAACCGCTTCGTGGGCCCCACCGAGGTCACCACTCTGGTGAACCCGCCGGAGCCCGACATGCCGAGCATCAAAGAGCAGGCCCGGCGGATGATCAGGTCCTCCCAGCAG GTGGTTGCCATAGTGATGGACATGTTTACAGACGTTGACATATTTGCGGAAATCCTTGATGCTGCAATGCGGAATGTGGCCGTCTATATCCTACTCGATGAACTGAACGCTCATCATTTCGTCAACATGCTCTCAAACTGTCGTGTCAACCTGGACTGCATCAAA TCGTTGCGTGTCAGGACGGTGTCCGGCATCTCCTACCAATGCCGCTCGGGGAAGCTGCTCCAGGGTCAGATGATGAGTCGCTTCCTGCTGACGGACAGCAGGGCGGTACTCAGTGGAAACTACAG CTTCATGTGGTCTTTTGAGAAACTACACCGCTGTTTTGCACACCTCTTCCTTGGACAACTAGTTTCTAACTTTGATGAAGAGTTCCGGATTTTATATGCCCAGTCCCAACCAATGACAATGGAGAATTTACCCGCTCCAAAAGAGAGCATTGTTCCTTTACCTGAGAGGCAATATTTAACTGACAGGTCGGTCAGAGAGTCCAGGAAACATGCTACAGTAGACAACCCAGGTCCAGATGAAAGGTCTAGACACAATTTTGATGAAAGGGGGGATAAAGACTGGAAGAATATGCCTCATAACCGGCATGAAGACATGTACATGAACCCCAGCCAGCAATTGAGAATGGGCCAGCCTTCAAATTTGATGGAAGGTCACAACTACAAACGACACAGTTATGCTGAAGGCAAACAAACATCATATCAACCAATGCAGCAACCAGGGATGCCACACGTTGAAGGGCAGGGACGGCGGACGGATGCGGTCCACAGTGCCTATGATAAATTCAAGAACCTCGCCTATCCTCAAGTGGATCAGCACCCTGAGCCCGGCTTACCACATGAGATGGAACAGCCTGAAAGCTACGACTTGGTTCTCAACTACTTGTCATCAACAAGCAACGTAGAGATGGACAAGATGTCTGACAATTTCAACCCTGCGGCTGAATTGTCGACAGGTTCATCTCGTCCTAAAAGGCTAAGTCTTGGCAAACCACAGGCCTATGAGCCCTCTCCTTCGCCTCCCAACCAACCTGAGCAGGGGTCTAACGTGGACCGCAAGGATCCCACAGTGAGGCAGGGGCTAAGGAATTGGAGAATTAACTCTTACCTCAGCACGTGTGACAatgcaggagaggaggacatgCCACTGCCAACTCATCAGGCCTCAGACCCCTTCGACGAGACCCCTAACCCCTCATACAACACAGTATCGGGCCCTGATTTATCCACTGCTAAGCCTCCAAATACTCTGGAGTTCAAGGTCCCGGCAGCGCACAGACCTTATCCTAGCTTCAGGAGATCCAATCTCCCTGAGCATTACCCAGAGGATTTCCTGACGCTTCCAGCACAAGCCAAATTAACTCCATCCACTTCGGAATCTTCATTAACCGAAGCAGATAAGACGGACGAAATGGATGAACAAGAACCAAAAGAGGAGTCGTTCCGTAGAAGATTTAATCCAGCGGTGCCAAGAAGCTCCAGGCTAAGATCTTCTCTGTTATTCGGCTCTCAACTTGACCAGCCTGGTTCTCAAGATATCAGAACTACCACAGGGAGACAGGACGAGGACACGGATAAGGTTGAGGGTTCTGAGTCGAGATTGCCCTTTGCCTTACAGGTTTTGGGTCATAGAAAGACGTTTGTAAAAGAGCCTTTTGATTGGAGCCGTCATGCAAAATCAGCCACTATTGATAGCTCTCTGACAGACGCTTCAAAATCCGATGATGTCGGAGATAAAGAGGGCATAGAGAACACTTCAGGAACTCAGCCATTGAAAGATAATCATAAAAACACAGATCTAGTGACAGCATCAAGGCCTATGGATGCATTGATGCGACCAAGCTCATCCCATTGTGAGCTGTCGAAAATAGACCAGCCTAGACAGCTTTCTGACTCTTTAATGGAAATCCCCTTTGTAGATATGAGTGATGCCGATCACAGGTTCATGTTTTTCAAAGAATTAGCTGCAAAGAGAAAAGCGGAGAAAGTCTCAGAATCAGCAAAAGCGAACACAGACAAAGTTGTACTGAAGACTCAAATGGATCCAAAGACCGCCACTGTGAAAATTGAGCAGcctacaaagaaaaaaaataagcatGATCCTGTTGTCGAGGCTAGCTGTGAAAAGGAGCAGAGCAGTGTATCAACAGATTCAGAAAAGTTGGAGCTGAAGAAAAGCCAAACACAAGACCCTAGTTTGTCAGATAAATCTGAATTTTCCCTGAAGGAGTCTTCTATCCGTGACCCCAGTTGTGTAGAACAACCGGCATCTTCTAATTCTGCATCAATTCCCAACTCATCTGAATCCAGCGTTGCTCATAACCCTGTTGGAGTACACTCAAGTTTGTCTCTTTCAGTTCCATTAGTGTCAAGCTCTTCTGAGCAAATCCAATCTGATGTTGACCCTTCAAAACACGTCACAATTTATCCTACTCGACCCATCATTGTAAGAGAACCTTTCAAGTGGAACCGTAATGTAAGGTCAGCCATTTTTGATACCACTATTAAAAAGAGAGACACTGTGGATAAAACGGAGAACTCCTCTGGAGTTGAACATCCAGAAAACAGTGTTGGCAAGGCAGCGTCAAAGGCTGCAGATGTAGCACTGGCTATTCCACAATGTGTGCTGCGACCTAGCTCCTCTCATTGGGAGCTATCCAAAATAGACCAGCTGGTTCAACCTCAACCTTTGCGAATCAACGAATCAACAGTAGACATGACGGATGCTGATAACAGGCTGATGTTTTTCAAAGAGTTGGCAGCAAAACGAAAAGCTGAGAAGGCTGAAGGAACAAAGGACCCAGCCGCAGTTTCGCTGGCGACTCACTCGAATTCTAAAATCGACATGATGCACAATGAGGAACCTGCCGCTCAGAAACTAGATGCAGAGGGCACTGGTCATTCCAAGGAAGGCGAAACTAAATTGCATAAAACCGCCTTGGAGAAATATTTCACAAAGGATATAGCACAATTAACTCCAACGGTATCCACGACAGTTGAGAACGATAATGGACCTGTTCCCATGGCTGGCTGTGAGAGTGAGCGAGGCAGCGTTACTACTGATTCAGAGAAGATTGAGCTGAAGAAAATTAAAAGACAAGCATCTACTAGCACCCTGGATCAATCTCCGTCAACCATCTCCAGCCAACCACTGgaagtcccccccacccctacccccacGGAAACCAGTACTGCGGCTAATTCTAGGACCTCGCAGAACACCCCTACTGATCCAACCCCCTCTTTGAGTCAACCGTTATCTACCATGGCTCCTTCCACTACATTAGAATCCAACTCAACGGATAACAAATCCATAGACACAAGAGAGCCAGCGGAGGctgcctctcccccttccctggACTCACCTACAACCGGCAGCGAAACCCCAGAGGACGATGCTACAAAGTCCTCACCTGCGAAAACTGTATTATCTTCGGACGTGGAAACCATGAAACCCGAATCCACTAGTTTCCCAACTGAGATCCCCGAAACACTTTCAGAAGATGTAGAATCCGATGCTCCTTCTGAAGCTTGTGAAAGCGATTCAAAGCCAACCTCGATCCAGACCCCCTCAGAGACATTACCGGAGGAACCATGTGCTCCCAGTTCAGAAGATGAACTTCCGCCAACAGAATCCAACTCTGTTGCTCTGGAGTCATCTTCTCCCACTGCAGCGCTTCCATCCCAGGAGGACGTTGAAGATATAACCAATGCATCGCTTAGCATTAGCCTACCACAACCATGCTCAGCTGACCCAACAGAAAGCTCTGAATCATCGATATATAACGTCGAAAAAGAACCAGTTGATTCACCAAAGTCGAATGCAGCTGATGAAATTAAGATAGAAGAAACAGTTTTACCATCTTCTACCCTTGCGCCTGACTCAGATGGCTCAGTGCCCCCTATACCCACTTTATCCGAAGAATCTCCAATCGCTCTGGTATTACAAACTTTGTCCGAAAACCAAACTAAACCTACATTAGAAGTGATACTCACCCAAACTCCAGACCAAACCAAACTCACAGGGGCTGATGAAACCACCATAGAATTAAAACCGTTTGCTTCTGAACGCTGTCCATCAGAACCAATAGTAGCAATTGAGAAGAGCATGGTTAGCGACCCCTGTGAAGTTGAAAAAGAATCAACTACGACAGAGGAGCCCGTTCCTGTGTCCCCCCTGTCAAAGCAGCCCAAAGccccccagtctcgctaccattCCTCAACTGCCAGCGTGATCTCGAGCAGCAACCTCAGAGATGACACAAAGCTGCTTTTAGGGCAGATATCTGCTAACAGCCAGAACAGGAACGAACCCACCAAGGGGCAGCCAGTCACAGATGACGATAAGGAATCCGAGGCTGACAAGAAGGCTAAAGGCCAAAAAGATGGAGGCTCTAAGTATAAAGTCAGAGGATCAACAAAGACAGCAGAGGAACGTGAAGTGCTgcttcaaaagatccaaagtaTGCGGAAGGAGAGGAAAGTGTACAGCCGGTTTGAG ACTCCAAAATAG
- the LOC130404898 gene encoding androgen-dependent TFPI-regulating protein: MKPTVSTVYHVIAFGWYAFVVMSLAAKDGEDLPPGIFVYGGPWKYLTFLNLILQLVFFGLAAVTDLQAGKKSSKILNRCKDLLFSVFVFPVGMFVVLLFWMIFAYDRELVYPASIDSFFPPWMNHSMHTFVFPILLGEFLVQPHVYPKTKHGLVALGVVGLSYLSWVIWVYLSVGIWVYPLLGLFSHGGLLCLFVFNMSVVTLLYLLGEKLNYCVWGELKENSMTKQK, translated from the exons ATGAAGCCTACGGTGAGCACGGTGTACCACGTCATTGCTTTCGGCTGGTATGCCTTTGTCGTAATGTCCCTGGCTGCCAAAGATGGAGAGGACTTACCTCCTGGGATATTTGTCTATGGGGGACCATGGAAGTACCTCACCTTTTTGAATTTG ATATTGCAATTGGTATTCTTTGGCCTGGCTGCTGTGACTGATCTTCAGGCTGGAAAAAAATCGTCAAAGATCCTCAACAGATGTAAAGATCTGcttttctctgtgtttgtattCCCCGTTGGCATG TTTGTCGTCCTGCTGTTCTGGATGATCTTTGCCTACGACAGGGAGCTTGTGTACCCAGCCAGCATCGATAGCTTCTTCCCTCCCTGGATGAATCACTCCATG CACACGTTTGTTTTTCCTATCTTACTGGGTGAGTTCTTGGTCCAGCCCCATGTCTACCCAAAGACCAAGCATGGCCTGGTAGCATTGGGAGTCGTGGGCTTATCTTACCTCAGCTG GGTGATTTGGGTGTACTTGTCAGTCGGTATCTGGGTGTATCCCCTGCTGGGATTATTCAGTCACGGTGGACTGCTGTGCCTCTTCGTTTTTAACATGTCTGTGGTTACCCTGCTCTACCTGCTGGGGGAAAAGCTCAACTACTGTGTCTGGG GTGAACTAAAGGAGAATTCAATGACTAAACAAAAGTGA
- the LOC130404428 gene encoding probable E3 ubiquitin-protein ligase HERC4, protein MLCWGNASYGQLGLGGIDEEIVIEPRKCDFFHGKQVCDVGCGRRHTTVLLEDGTVYTFGCNDLGQLGHDKSRKKPEQVVALDAQNIVAVSCGESHTLALNDKAQVFSWGLGSDGQLGLNNFEECVRVPR, encoded by the exons ATGTTGTGTTGGGGCAATGCTTCCTATGGGCAATTGGGTTTGGGTGGAATTGACGAGGAGATAGTCATAGAGCCTCGTAAATGTGACTTCTTTCACGGGAAGCAGGTGTGTGACGTGGGCTGCGGCCGAAGACACACCACTGTTTTGCTGGAAGATGGGACTGTTTACACATTTGGCTGCAATGACCTGGGTCAGCTAGGACACGATAAGTCGCGAAAAAAGCCAG AACAGGTAGTGGCCTTGGATGCGCAGAACATTGTGGCTGTGTCCTGTGGAGAATCCCACACGCTTGCATTGAATGACAAGGCGCAGGTGTTCTCCTGGGGACTGGGCTCTGATGGGCAACTGGGGCTTAATAACTTTGAAGAATGTGTCCGTGTGCCAAGGTAA
- the sirt1 gene encoding NAD-dependent protein deacetylase sirtuin-1: ADGENILGSACASAADTEEPAAKKSKINMISNYGFKVAETEHISCVLEATGSWEAMVNSVQQQPPPPAEKEVEPVMAVEQAPVALGGDNGVALLILEPDKTDVKPDENHALGIVAETPDVLGLPSNGLGDSPEDDDRSSHASSSDWTPQPQIGSYSFIQQHIMRETDPRTILKDLLPETTLPPDLDDMTLWQIIINISEPPKRKKRKDINTLEDVARLLHESKRILVLTGAGVSVSCGIPDFRSRDGIYARLAVDFPDLPDPQSMFDIEYFRRDPRPFFKFAKEIYPGQFQPSPCHKFISMLDKKEKLLRNYTQNIDTLEQVAGVQRIIQCHGSFATASCLVCKHSVDCEAIREDIFNQVVPRCPHCADIPLAIMKPDIVFFGENLPELFHRAMKQDKDEVDLLIVIGSSLKVRPVALIPNSIPHDVPQILINREQLPHLNFDVELLGDCDVIVNELCHRLGGDFEQLCDQTLRLSEITEKPPRLPDDDDAAAVETVTTSTTSEPDKTPQEETARGAATAPSTPSEETAEGTVAEASVPAAEHAPPEPCPAAAEQPLQNAAAATTAESPEDETEDTPKEEEAEAEPRRRSSNLDLRRRCWMSRLGRSPISKRLETCQYLFQAPNHYIFHGAEVYSDSEDESSSSCDSDSEGSSCSGDDPEEDSTGTEEDAAAATPAPGDQPGPQRHDNALHARRRGHGEGSDGQCS; the protein is encoded by the exons GCGGACGGAGAGAACATTCTCGGCAGCGCCTGCGCTAGCGCCGCTGATACGGAGGAGCCCGCTGCAAAAAAGTCCAAAATCAACATGATTTCCAACTATGGATTCAAAGTGGCCGAGACCGAGCACATATCCTGCGTGTTGGAGGCGACAGGCAGCTGGGAGGCGATGGTGAATTCcgtgcagcagcagccgccgccgccagcagaGAAGGAGGTTGAGCCGGTGATGGCGGTAGAGCAGGCCCCAGTAGCACTAGGCGGAGACAATGGGGTCGCCCTGCTGATCCTGGAGCCGGACAAAACAGACGTGAAACCAGACGAGAACCATGCGCTCGGGATCGTCGCCGAGACCCCAG ATGTTCTTGGTCTTCCCTCCAACGGGTTGGGCGACTCCCCCGAAGACGATGACAGGTCTTCACACGCAAGTTCCAGCGACTGGACACCTCAACCTCAAATAG GTTCCTACAGTTTCATTCAGCAACACATAATGAGAGAGACGGATCCTAGGACCATTCTCAAGGACCTGCTTCCAGAGACTACTCTCCCGCCAGACCTGGATGACATGACGTTGTGGCAGATCATCATAAACATCTCGGAGCCGCCGAAAAGAAAGAAGCGGAAGGATATTAACACGCTAGAGGACGTGGCTAGGCTTCTCCATGAAAGTAAAAGGATCCTTGTGTTGACCGGTGCTGGG GTGTCCGTGTCGTGTGGAATTCCAGACTTCCGATCCCGCGATGGTATTTATGCAAGGCTTGCTGTCGACTTCCCTGATCTTCCAGATCCTCAATCCATGTTTGACATTGAATACTTTAGAAGAGATCCGCGACCCTTCTTTAAGTTTGCCAAG GAGATCTACCCCGGTCAGTTCCAGCCTTCACCCTGTCACAAATTCATATCCATGCTGGATAAGAAGGAGAAGCTTTTGCGCAATTACACCCAGAACATTGACACACTGGAACAAGTGGCAGGTGTACAAAGGATTATTCAGTGCCATG GTTCATTTGCAACGGCGTCCTGTCTGGTCTGCAAACACTCGGTTGACTGTGAGGCTATCCGGGAAGACATCTTCAACCAG GTGGTTCCTCGGTGTCCACATTGTGCAGATATCCCCTTGGCAATCATGAAACCAGACATCGTCTTCTTCGGAGAGAATCTTCCAGAATTGTTCCACAGAGCCATGAAACAAGACAAAGACGAAGTGGACCTGTTGATAGTCATCGGCTCCTCACTTAAAGTGCGACCGGTCGCTCTTATCCCAA ACTCCATCCCCCACGACGTGCCACAGATCCTCATCAACCGGGAGCAGCTCCCCCACCTGAACTTTGACGTGGAGCTGCTGGGCGACTGTGACGTCATCGTCAACGAGCTCTGCCACCGGCTGGGCGGCGACTTCGAGCAGCTGTGCGACCAGACCTTAAGACTCAGTGAGATCACGGAGAAGCCGCCGCGGTTACCGGACGACGACGACGCCGCCGCCGTGGAGACCGTGACGACGTCGACGACCTCCGAACCGGACAAGACGCCGCAGGAGGAGACGGCTCGGGGCGCCGCAACCGCGCCGTCCACGCCTTCAGAGGAGACGGCGGAGGGGACGGTCGCCGAAGCCTCAGTCCCCGCCGCTGAGCACGCGCCTCCAGAGCCGTGTCCGGCGGCGGCAGAACAACCCCTCcagaacgccgccgccgccacgacCGCGGAGTCCCCGGAGGACGAGACGGAGGACACGCCAAAGGAAGAGGAAGCGGAGGCGGAGCCCAGACGCCGCAGCTCAAACCTGGATCTTCGCAGGAGATGCTGGATGAGTCGGCTCGGCAGGAGCCCGATCAGCAAGCGCCTTGAGA CGTGCCAGTACCTATTCCAAGCACCCAATCACTACATCTTCCACGGCGCGGAGGTCTACTCCGACTCGGAGGACGAGTCGTCGAGCTCCTGCGACAGCGACAGCGAGGGGTCCAGCTGCAGCGGCGACGACCCCGAGGAGGACAGCACCGGCACCGaggaggacgccgccgccgccacgccgGCCCCGGGCGACCAGCCGGGGCCTCAGAGACACGATAACGCACTACACGCTCGCCGGCGAGGGCACGGCGAAGGCTCAGACGGACAATGCTCGTGA
- the cacul1 gene encoding CDK2-associated and cullin domain-containing protein 1 isoform X2, translated as MESMEEDRFEPLPYLPARGVRERPENREKNHPKATNNSQLMDSDSSSDGSEVCESDIPASAASGADKMSTNSTSKFLLNAMAVDDYRKNHWPNLEKAIDLLLIQKPTDHISISYAQIYSYVYKCVCQQHSELLYKDLTQKIISHLNQVSSRLEVSRPEDFIENFNLALSQYTASLQCIVPVFMYMNKFYIEAKLNRDLGEELMKWFADYVAEKHVKTLMPLLTRAHSMPFQVQPSTMANVVKGLYSLRPEWAQLAPALFSGFIPQIHPPATVSQLPHYAAHDQKLQLELSMNGFPRGDQSRKRSSEDS; from the exons ATGGAGTCCATGGAAGAAGACAGGTTTGAA CCTTTACCTTACTTACCTGCCCGTGGAGTGCGAGAAAGACCAGAGAATAGAGAAAAGAATCATCCGAAGGCCACGAACAACTCGCAGTTAATGGACTCGGACTCCAGCAGCGACGGCAGTGAAGTGTGCGAGTCAGACATCCCAGCTTCGGCCGCTTCTGGTGCAGACAAAATGAGCACCAACTCTACCTCAAAGTTTC TTTTAAATGCTATGGCGGTAGATGATTACCGCAAAAACCACTGGCCAAATCTTGAGAAGGCCATCGATCTGCTGCTGATTCAAAAGCCAACAGACCACATCTCCATCTCGTATGCACAGATATACAG TTACgtctacaagtgtgtgtgtcagcaacATTCAGAGCTTCTGTACAAGGATTTGACGCAGAAAATCATTTCTCATCTGAATCAGGTCTCCTCACGTCTAGAA GTAAGTCGACCAGAGGACTTCATAGAGAACTTCAACCTGGCCCTGAGCCAATACACAGCATCTCTACAATGCATCGTTCCAGTATTCATGTACATG AACAAATTCTACATCGAGGCAAAGTTAAACAGGGACCTGGGAGAGGAGCTGATGAAGTGGTTTGCTGACTATGTTGCAGAAAAACATGTCAAGACCCTGATGC CTCTCCTCACCAGAGCCCATTCCATGCCCTTCCAAGTCCAACCGTCAACGATGGCCAACGTGGTTAAGGGACTCTACAGCCTCCGGCCAG AGTGGGCCCAATTGGCCCCAGCCCTCTTCTCTGGATTCATTCCCCAAATCCACCCCCCCGCCACGGTGTCCCAGCTGCCCCACTACGCCGCCCACGACCAGAAGCTGCAGCTGGAGCTTTCCATGAACGGCTTCCCACG TGGTGACCAGTCTCGCAAGCGGTCCAGTGAGGACTCCTAA
- the cacul1 gene encoding CDK2-associated and cullin domain-containing protein 1 isoform X1, translated as MESMEEDRFEVSDDHNHNYCAPAGGDVHTDIRKSQLTDVTSSFPQPLPYLPARGVRERPENREKNHPKATNNSQLMDSDSSSDGSEVCESDIPASAASGADKMSTNSTSKFLLNAMAVDDYRKNHWPNLEKAIDLLLIQKPTDHISISYAQIYSYVYKCVCQQHSELLYKDLTQKIISHLNQVSSRLEVSRPEDFIENFNLALSQYTASLQCIVPVFMYMNKFYIEAKLNRDLGEELMKWFADYVAEKHVKTLMPLLTRAHSMPFQVQPSTMANVVKGLYSLRPEWAQLAPALFSGFIPQIHPPATVSQLPHYAAHDQKLQLELSMNGFPRGDQSRKRSSEDS; from the exons ATGGAGTCCATGGAAGAAGACAGGTTTGAAGTAAGTGATGATCATAATCACAACTATTGTGCGCCCGCCGGTGGGGATGTCCACACAGACATTAGGAAGAGCCAGCTGACAGATGTAACGTCATCGTTCCCTCAGCCTTTACCTTACTTACCTGCCCGTGGAGTGCGAGAAAGACCAGAGAATAGAGAAAAGAATCATCCGAAGGCCACGAACAACTCGCAGTTAATGGACTCGGACTCCAGCAGCGACGGCAGTGAAGTGTGCGAGTCAGACATCCCAGCTTCGGCCGCTTCTGGTGCAGACAAAATGAGCACCAACTCTACCTCAAAGTTTC TTTTAAATGCTATGGCGGTAGATGATTACCGCAAAAACCACTGGCCAAATCTTGAGAAGGCCATCGATCTGCTGCTGATTCAAAAGCCAACAGACCACATCTCCATCTCGTATGCACAGATATACAG TTACgtctacaagtgtgtgtgtcagcaacATTCAGAGCTTCTGTACAAGGATTTGACGCAGAAAATCATTTCTCATCTGAATCAGGTCTCCTCACGTCTAGAA GTAAGTCGACCAGAGGACTTCATAGAGAACTTCAACCTGGCCCTGAGCCAATACACAGCATCTCTACAATGCATCGTTCCAGTATTCATGTACATG AACAAATTCTACATCGAGGCAAAGTTAAACAGGGACCTGGGAGAGGAGCTGATGAAGTGGTTTGCTGACTATGTTGCAGAAAAACATGTCAAGACCCTGATGC CTCTCCTCACCAGAGCCCATTCCATGCCCTTCCAAGTCCAACCGTCAACGATGGCCAACGTGGTTAAGGGACTCTACAGCCTCCGGCCAG AGTGGGCCCAATTGGCCCCAGCCCTCTTCTCTGGATTCATTCCCCAAATCCACCCCCCCGCCACGGTGTCCCAGCTGCCCCACTACGCCGCCCACGACCAGAAGCTGCAGCTGGAGCTTTCCATGAACGGCTTCCCACG TGGTGACCAGTCTCGCAAGCGGTCCAGTGAGGACTCCTAA